Proteins found in one Phormidium ambiguum IAM M-71 genomic segment:
- a CDS encoding mobilization protein MobD-like protein — protein MANRIHLVDGEKGGVGKSMFTRVLVEFNQKYDLLYTLIDGDFKNPDVQQRYPEYGAQVVALVEDEEKFFDIDIIFETALETPVIVNLPARVYSIINKWIDEADLISPDFKEKSGIDICKWFLCGGTTDSIEMFIDSFNHFEGQLKHVLVRNFGVCKDWSHMQGHQEILKLIQKHQIAIVDFPQLSSRERKFIDTKRLSFQQAMQHPDFHLISQQRLHTFLAESYNLIENVGLFNDAPNRLVETIPSGKPPQLTASS, from the coding sequence ATGGCTAACAGAATTCATTTGGTAGATGGCGAGAAAGGTGGAGTAGGGAAATCCATGTTTACTCGCGTTCTTGTTGAATTTAATCAAAAGTACGATTTGCTCTACACTTTAATTGATGGCGATTTCAAAAACCCTGACGTGCAGCAGCGTTATCCCGAATATGGAGCGCAAGTTGTAGCTTTAGTTGAAGACGAAGAGAAGTTTTTTGACATCGATATCATTTTTGAAACTGCTTTAGAAACCCCTGTTATTGTTAACTTACCTGCTCGGGTTTATAGTATTATCAACAAATGGATTGATGAAGCTGACCTAATCTCACCCGATTTCAAAGAAAAGTCGGGTATTGATATCTGCAAATGGTTTTTGTGTGGCGGAACAACTGACAGTATCGAAATGTTTATAGACTCCTTCAATCACTTTGAAGGGCAGTTAAAGCACGTCTTAGTACGAAACTTTGGAGTATGTAAAGATTGGTCACATATGCAAGGACATCAAGAAATACTAAAGCTAATCCAAAAGCATCAAATTGCGATTGTAGATTTTCCACAATTAAGTTCCAGAGAGCGCAAGTTTATCGATACCAAACGCTTATCATTTCAACAGGCAATGCAGCATCCAGATTTTCATCTAATCAGTCAACAACGCCTGCACACTTTCTTAGCCGAATCTTACAATCTAATTGAAAATGTTGGTCTGTTTAACGATGCACCAAATCGTCTGGTAGAAACAATACCTTCAGGAAAACCACCACAATTAACTGCAAGTTCATAA